A region of Homo sapiens chromosome 17, GRCh38.p14 Primary Assembly DNA encodes the following proteins:
- the MTNAP1 gene encoding mitochondrial nucleoid-associated protein 1 isoform d (isoform d is encoded by transcript variant 5), with the protein MSDNPPRMEVCPYCKKPFKRLKSHLPYCKMIGPTIPTDQKVYQSKPATLPRAKKMKGPIKDLIKAKGKELETENEERNSKLVVDKPEQTVKTFPLPAVGLERAATTKADKDIKNPIQPSFKMLKNTKPMTTFQEETKAQFYASEKTSPKRELAKDLPKSGESRCNPSEAGASLLVGSIEPSLSNQDRKYSSTLPNDVQTTSGDLKLDKIDPQRQELLVKLLDVPTGDCHISPKNVSDGVKRVRTLLSNERDSKGRDHLSGVPTDVTVTETPEKNTESLILSLKMSSLGKIQVMEKQEKGLTLGVETCGSKGNAEKSMSATEKQERTVMSHGCENFNTRDSVTGKESQGERPHLSLFIPRETTYQFHSVSQSSSQSLASLATTFLQEKKAEAQNHHCVPDVKALMESPEGQLSLEPKSDSQFQASHTGCQSPLCSAQRHTPQSPFTNHAAAAGRKTLRSCMGLEWFPELYPGYLGLGVLPGKPQCWNAMTQKPQLISPQGERLSQGWIRCNTTIRKSGFGGITMLFTGYFVLCCSWSFRRLKLQRWRK; encoded by the coding sequence ATGAGTGATAATCCACCCAGAATGGAAGTGTGTCCTTACTGTAAGAAGCCATTTAAACGATTAAAATCCCACTTGCCATACTGTAAGATGATAGGACCAACCATACCTACTGATCAAAAAGTTTATCAGTCCAAGCCAGCTACACTCCCACGTGCTAAAAAGATGAAAGGACCAATCAAAGATTTAATTAAAGCTAAAGGGAAAGAGTTAGAGacagagaatgaagaaagaaattctaAGTTGGTGGTGGACAAACCAGAACAGACAGTGAAGACCTTTCCACTGCCAGCTGTTggtttggaaagagcagctactACAAAGGCAGATAAAGACATCAAGAATCCAATCCAACCAtccttcaaaatgttaaaaaatactaAACCAATGACTACTTTCCaagaagaaaccaaggctcagttTTACGCATCAGAGAAAACCTCTCCTAAAAGAGAACTTGCCAAAGATTTGCCTAAATCAGGAGAAAGTCGATGTAATCCTTCAGAAGCTGGAGCGTCTTTACTGGTTGGCTCAATAGAACCTTCTTTGTCAAATCAAGATAGAAAATATTCCTCAACTCTACCTAATGATGTACAAACTACCTCTGGTGATCTCAAATTGGACAAAATTGATCCCCAAAGACAGGAACTTCTAGTAAAATTACTAGATGTGCCTACTGGTGATTGtcatatttctccaaagaatgtcAGTGATGGGGTTAAAAGGGTAAGAACATTATTAAGCAATGAGAGAGATTCCAAAGGCAGGGATCACCTCTCAGGAGTCCCTACTGATGTTACAGTTACTGAGACTCCAGAAAAGAACACAGAATCCCTCATTTTAAGCCTTAAAATGAGCTCATTAGGTAAAATCCAAGTCATGGAGAAACAAGAGAAAGGACTTACCCTGGGAGTAGAGACGTGTGGGAGCaaaggaaatgcagagaaaagtATGTCTGCAACAGAAAAGCAGGAACGGACTGTCATGAGCCATGGCTGTGAGAACTTCAACACCAGGGATTCAGTCACAGGAAAGGAGTCTCAAGGGGAAAGACCACATTTAAGTTTGTTCATTCCGAGGGAGACGACTTACCAGTTTCATTCTGTATCGCAGTCAAGTAGTCAAAGTCTTGCCTCTCTAGCTACAAcatttcttcaagaaaagaaagcagaagccCAGAATCATCATTGTGTCCCTGATGTAAAGGCATTAATGGAGAGTCCCGAGGGACAGTTATCTCTGGAGCCCAAATCTGATAGTCAGTTCcaagcatcacacactgggtgcCAGAGCCCTTTATGTTCAGCCCAGCGTCACACTCCTCAGAGCCCCTTCACCAATCATGCTGCAGCTGCTGGCAGGAAGACTCTTCGCAGCTGCATGGGGCTGGAGTGGTTTCCAGAGCTCTATCCTGGTTACCTTGGACTAGGGGTGTTGCCAGGGAAGCCTCAGTGTTGGAATGCAATGACCCAGAAGCCACAACTTATCAGTCCCCAGGGGGAAAGACTCTCACAAG
- the MTNAP1 gene encoding mitochondrial nucleoid-associated protein 1 isoform e (isoform e is encoded by transcript variant 11), giving the protein MSDNPPRMEVCPYCKKPFKRLKSHLPYCKMIGPTIPTDQKVYQSKPATLPRAKKMKGPIKDLIKAKGKELETENEERNSKLVVDKPEQTVKTFPLPAVGLERAATTKADKDIKNPIQPSFKMLKNTKPMTTFQEETKAQFYASEKTSPKRELAKDLPKSGESRCNPSEAGASLLVGSIEPSLSNQDRKYSSTLPNDVQTTSGDLKLDKIDPQRQELLVKLLDVPTGDCHISPKNVSDGVKRVRTLLSNERDSKGRDHLSGVPTDVTVTETPEKNTESLILSLKMSSLGKIQVMEKQEKGLTLGVETCGSKGNAEKSMSATEKQERTVMSHGCENFNTRDSVTGKESQGERPHLSLFIPRETTYQFHSVSQSSSQSLASLATTFLQEKKAEAQNHHCVPDVKALMESPEGQLSLEPKSDSQFQASHTGCQSPLCSAQRHTPQSPFTNHAAAAGRKTLRSCMGLEWFPELYPGYLGLGVLPGKPQCWNAMTQKPQLISPQGERLSQGKQAYFQLPSVPSKMLSLPFEFIRVKILTFSVI; this is encoded by the coding sequence ATGAGTGATAATCCACCCAGAATGGAAGTGTGTCCTTACTGTAAGAAGCCATTTAAACGATTAAAATCCCACTTGCCATACTGTAAGATGATAGGACCAACCATACCTACTGATCAAAAAGTTTATCAGTCCAAGCCAGCTACACTCCCACGTGCTAAAAAGATGAAAGGACCAATCAAAGATTTAATTAAAGCTAAAGGGAAAGAGTTAGAGacagagaatgaagaaagaaattctaAGTTGGTGGTGGACAAACCAGAACAGACAGTGAAGACCTTTCCACTGCCAGCTGTTggtttggaaagagcagctactACAAAGGCAGATAAAGACATCAAGAATCCAATCCAACCAtccttcaaaatgttaaaaaatactaAACCAATGACTACTTTCCaagaagaaaccaaggctcagttTTACGCATCAGAGAAAACCTCTCCTAAAAGAGAACTTGCCAAAGATTTGCCTAAATCAGGAGAAAGTCGATGTAATCCTTCAGAAGCTGGAGCGTCTTTACTGGTTGGCTCAATAGAACCTTCTTTGTCAAATCAAGATAGAAAATATTCCTCAACTCTACCTAATGATGTACAAACTACCTCTGGTGATCTCAAATTGGACAAAATTGATCCCCAAAGACAGGAACTTCTAGTAAAATTACTAGATGTGCCTACTGGTGATTGtcatatttctccaaagaatgtcAGTGATGGGGTTAAAAGGGTAAGAACATTATTAAGCAATGAGAGAGATTCCAAAGGCAGGGATCACCTCTCAGGAGTCCCTACTGATGTTACAGTTACTGAGACTCCAGAAAAGAACACAGAATCCCTCATTTTAAGCCTTAAAATGAGCTCATTAGGTAAAATCCAAGTCATGGAGAAACAAGAGAAAGGACTTACCCTGGGAGTAGAGACGTGTGGGAGCaaaggaaatgcagagaaaagtATGTCTGCAACAGAAAAGCAGGAACGGACTGTCATGAGCCATGGCTGTGAGAACTTCAACACCAGGGATTCAGTCACAGGAAAGGAGTCTCAAGGGGAAAGACCACATTTAAGTTTGTTCATTCCGAGGGAGACGACTTACCAGTTTCATTCTGTATCGCAGTCAAGTAGTCAAAGTCTTGCCTCTCTAGCTACAAcatttcttcaagaaaagaaagcagaagccCAGAATCATCATTGTGTCCCTGATGTAAAGGCATTAATGGAGAGTCCCGAGGGACAGTTATCTCTGGAGCCCAAATCTGATAGTCAGTTCcaagcatcacacactgggtgcCAGAGCCCTTTATGTTCAGCCCAGCGTCACACTCCTCAGAGCCCCTTCACCAATCATGCTGCAGCTGCTGGCAGGAAGACTCTTCGCAGCTGCATGGGGCTGGAGTGGTTTCCAGAGCTCTATCCTGGTTACCTTGGACTAGGGGTGTTGCCAGGGAAGCCTCAGTGTTGGAATGCAATGACCCAGAAGCCACAACTTATCAGTCCCCAGGGGGAAAGACTCTCACAAGGTAAACAAGCTTATTTTCAATTGCCATCTGTCCCATCCAAAATGCTCTCTCTGCCTTTTGAATTTATAAGGGTCAAAATACTAACATTTTCAGtcatttag